From the Phycisphaeraceae bacterium genome, one window contains:
- the odhB gene encoding 2-oxoglutarate dehydrogenase complex dihydrolipoyllysine-residue succinyltransferase has product MAVELTVPEVGESITEVEIGKWLKSEGDAVSKDETLCEIETDKVTLELPAPADGVVGKLLKKQGEAASVGDVIGYLEEGGSGSKSKSASKPKAAKASESSKKTASSKKAEPAKASSDTADSSGNGAAKSEREAAQKADGKLVMPAAQVLLEKHGLTASEVEATGPGGRLLKEDVLAHVAGGKPEISAPPPPASSSSSSQRSSETGAASSKADSSSKAASSSGESDALEEVVPMTPLRRRVAEHLKNAQNTAALLTTFNEIDMSAVMALRSQYKEGFEKKHGVKLGFMSFFVKAAIDALRQIPAVNAEIRGTDIVYKNHYDIGIAVSAPKGLVVPVLRRAERMSFADIEKGIGDLAARIKANQLKIDEMQGGTFTITNGGIFGSLLSTPIVNYPQSAVLGMHAIQERPVAVDGQVVVRPMMYVALTYDHRLIDGREAVTFLVRMKQVLEDPSRMLLEA; this is encoded by the coding sequence ATGGCCGTCGAACTGACCGTCCCCGAAGTGGGCGAATCGATTACTGAGGTTGAGATTGGCAAGTGGCTCAAGAGTGAGGGGGACGCCGTTTCGAAGGACGAGACGCTTTGTGAGATCGAGACGGACAAGGTGACGCTGGAGTTGCCTGCGCCGGCTGACGGGGTGGTTGGGAAGCTGCTGAAGAAGCAGGGGGAAGCGGCGAGTGTGGGGGATGTGATTGGTTATCTGGAAGAGGGGGGAAGTGGGTCGAAGTCGAAATCGGCGTCGAAGCCGAAGGCTGCGAAGGCGTCTGAGTCCTCGAAGAAAACCGCGTCCTCGAAGAAGGCGGAGCCTGCGAAGGCATCATCTGATACGGCTGATTCGAGTGGGAATGGGGCGGCGAAGTCGGAGCGGGAGGCGGCGCAGAAGGCGGATGGCAAGCTGGTGATGCCGGCGGCGCAGGTGCTGCTGGAGAAGCACGGGCTCACGGCGTCGGAGGTCGAGGCGACGGGTCCGGGAGGTCGGTTGCTCAAGGAGGATGTGCTGGCTCATGTGGCGGGTGGCAAGCCTGAGATCAGTGCGCCTCCCCCGCCGGCGTCATCCTCATCGTCGTCTCAACGGTCATCGGAGACCGGGGCAGCGTCGTCGAAGGCAGATTCTTCGTCGAAGGCGGCTTCGAGTTCGGGGGAGTCGGATGCGTTGGAGGAGGTGGTGCCGATGACGCCTCTGCGGCGTCGGGTGGCGGAGCATCTGAAGAATGCGCAGAACACGGCGGCGCTGCTGACGACGTTTAATGAGATTGACATGTCGGCGGTGATGGCCCTTCGGAGTCAGTACAAGGAGGGGTTTGAGAAGAAGCATGGGGTGAAGCTGGGGTTCATGTCGTTTTTCGTGAAGGCGGCGATTGATGCGCTTCGGCAGATTCCTGCGGTGAACGCGGAGATCCGGGGGACGGACATTGTTTATAAGAATCACTATGACATCGGGATTGCGGTGTCGGCTCCGAAGGGGCTGGTGGTGCCGGTGTTGCGGCGGGCGGAGCGGATGAGCTTTGCGGATATTGAGAAGGGGATCGGGGATCTGGCGGCGCGGATCAAGGCGAACCAGTTGAAGATCGATGAGATGCAGGGTGGGACGTTTACGATCACCAATGGTGGGATTTTCGGGAGTCTGCTGTCGACGCCTATTGTGAACTACCCGCAGTCGGCGGTGCTGGGGATGCACGCGATTCAGGAGCGGCCGGTGGCGGTGGACGGGCAGGTGGTCGTGCGGCCGATGATGTATGTCGCGCTGACGTATGACCATCGGCTGATTGATGGTCGTGAGGCGGTGACGTTCTTGGTGCGGATGAAGCAGGTGCTTGAGGACCCGTCGCGGATGTTGTTGGAGGCTTGA
- a CDS encoding SUMF1/EgtB/PvdO family nonheme iron enzyme codes for MPDQPDNLSPQTPEPADQGSQPTAGPQDLGQGASPSDTPTADTPPSSATPTSDDPLTAAMPGMSIVPEEQPAGKGIVGTVISNKYKVLATIGQGGMGVVVKALDLQLQREVTIKRLNDVALRSRTGIDRFFREARSVAALNHRNIVSIYELGSDEQGPYIVMEFLSGGDLEKKIAEKEKFSLEETLAILKPVAKGLAYAHSKGIVHRDVKPSNIILDADATPKIVDFGIARRDDALDLSLTGQGIGTPAYMAPEQRSDSKRVDQRSDIFALAKTAYQMITGEMPDTIYFDQLDPAIRPAFEHALQKDPDKRQPTMDEFIAELDILAPAQGTATNVTTSTTSAMVCTSCDAFNKIDARFCRNCGAGMFEDCPSCSVENHVGTKFCLACGISIEKYHQAEESVRKARGFLEQADFDEAVAIARQGKDSGYLHAELDAIESEASEKRTEIARLRSTIDQAFKARKFREAGLAARQALELAPASRELRLVLSKIQQALYRSELELAQNNANLALERKRYPEAAKAWQRLVRIDAEHPQANKIRQQIKQQEEDHRRRYQEATADRKAGRMASAMTGIRSLREDYDWDRNIQIDAEAWEALEAKLAPIRTEAQSLEDADKPKLAIAQWNKALQILSNDAEALEAVKRTTNTWAEQKTRNRQRRTRNITIAAAVLAVAAGAPAGLYVYEQSVTASTDRAITEAQTSVEQGQTAQALEQLTAARASSSHPLSLVPAWKGDRDQRLAQATYLAMLSHASANLSIDQLDASRQRYAEALSFANDHNLSEPAGLAAVDGLIQYATRLASDQRFDDATAVINTAGNLLNDPNLVADIGDQIARIAKARESARQAAEQFAASRRAINDPEGYLPYVESGRAALAKANQAQALIDQAESGDRPLEDRPTLFTDAASSYAQAQDLLQGVNSEITRATQQRTPTQQAVNDATKLWQTATAATGAADAAPGLLQLGNALAQQASAATSDDQRNYARANTLATNLRTTADAVADLAYAGQAMDQTQLSALAALSSTMSRLNDTFNETGDFFADFGGPTWDTLKQHRSTINAISHDLELLFANLNNQALSHTPSSETLPAFIDTLPDQVAAIEDKAQQHVARWTSINDLLPLAATEAAAVRLADGKRNTLGMTFVALQGGDVAMGHATRRPDPTDGISDTELRRSGRVDRTILVSRFEVTRGQYEAFLRDQLTRQGVTGPDQNQAVADALPWKRPPLISVEGQTFNQTDRHPVVFVSATEATDFCTWLTQREGITYRLPTEAEWEYAARANADPEAPFHWGVRVTGRATANGITIGDSPTRYQWEAEDAHLFTAEIGTGVEPYPPNNWGLYNIHGNVAEWATADDNTPIVKGGSWACSVFDSRLGDRRTPPPNTQLEMLGFRVVIELPEGAQLPTRLYKDQ; via the coding sequence ATGCCGGACCAACCCGACAACCTGAGCCCTCAGACGCCCGAGCCCGCGGACCAGGGCAGCCAGCCCACCGCCGGGCCCCAAGACCTCGGGCAGGGTGCATCCCCGTCGGACACCCCGACAGCTGATACCCCGCCCTCGTCCGCCACCCCCACCAGCGACGACCCACTCACCGCCGCCATGCCCGGCATGAGCATCGTCCCCGAGGAACAACCCGCCGGCAAAGGCATCGTCGGCACCGTCATCAGCAACAAGTACAAGGTTCTCGCCACCATCGGCCAAGGCGGCATGGGCGTGGTCGTCAAAGCCCTCGACCTCCAACTCCAACGCGAAGTCACCATCAAACGCCTCAACGATGTCGCGCTGCGCTCACGCACCGGCATCGACCGCTTCTTCCGCGAAGCCCGGTCCGTCGCAGCCCTCAACCACCGCAACATCGTCAGCATCTACGAACTCGGCTCCGACGAACAAGGCCCCTACATCGTCATGGAGTTCCTCTCCGGCGGCGACCTCGAAAAGAAGATCGCCGAGAAAGAAAAGTTCTCACTCGAAGAAACCCTCGCCATCCTCAAGCCCGTCGCCAAGGGACTCGCCTACGCCCACAGCAAAGGCATCGTCCACCGCGACGTCAAACCCTCCAACATCATCCTCGACGCCGACGCCACCCCCAAGATCGTCGACTTCGGCATCGCCCGCCGCGACGATGCCCTCGACCTCTCACTCACCGGCCAGGGCATCGGCACCCCCGCCTACATGGCCCCCGAGCAGCGTAGCGACTCCAAACGCGTCGACCAACGCTCCGACATCTTCGCCCTCGCCAAAACCGCCTACCAGATGATCACCGGCGAAATGCCGGACACCATCTACTTCGACCAGCTCGACCCCGCCATCCGACCCGCCTTCGAGCACGCCCTCCAGAAAGACCCCGACAAACGACAGCCGACCATGGACGAGTTCATCGCCGAACTCGACATCCTCGCCCCCGCCCAGGGCACAGCGACCAACGTCACCACCTCGACCACCAGCGCGATGGTCTGCACAAGCTGCGACGCCTTCAACAAAATCGACGCCCGCTTCTGCCGCAACTGCGGCGCCGGCATGTTCGAGGATTGCCCCTCCTGCTCCGTCGAGAACCACGTCGGCACCAAGTTCTGCCTCGCCTGCGGGATCAGCATCGAGAAATACCACCAGGCCGAAGAGTCCGTCCGCAAGGCCCGCGGATTCCTCGAACAGGCCGACTTCGACGAAGCCGTCGCCATCGCCCGACAAGGCAAGGACTCCGGCTATCTCCACGCTGAACTCGACGCCATCGAGTCCGAAGCCAGCGAAAAACGCACCGAGATCGCACGCCTCCGCAGCACCATCGATCAGGCCTTCAAGGCCAGAAAGTTCCGCGAAGCCGGTCTCGCCGCCAGGCAAGCCCTCGAGCTCGCGCCCGCCTCCCGCGAACTCCGACTCGTCCTCTCAAAAATCCAGCAGGCCCTCTACCGCTCGGAACTCGAACTCGCCCAGAACAACGCCAACCTCGCCCTCGAACGCAAACGCTACCCCGAAGCCGCCAAGGCCTGGCAGCGACTGGTTCGCATCGACGCCGAACACCCGCAAGCCAACAAGATCCGCCAACAGATCAAGCAGCAGGAAGAAGATCACCGCCGCCGCTACCAGGAAGCCACCGCCGACCGCAAGGCCGGCCGCATGGCCTCAGCCATGACCGGCATCCGCTCACTCCGCGAAGACTACGACTGGGACCGCAACATCCAGATCGACGCCGAAGCCTGGGAAGCCCTCGAAGCCAAACTCGCCCCGATACGAACCGAAGCGCAATCCCTCGAAGACGCAGACAAACCCAAACTCGCCATCGCCCAGTGGAATAAAGCCCTCCAGATCCTCAGCAACGACGCCGAAGCACTCGAAGCCGTCAAACGCACCACCAACACATGGGCCGAACAGAAAACCCGTAACCGCCAACGTCGCACCCGCAACATCACCATCGCCGCCGCCGTCCTCGCCGTCGCCGCCGGTGCCCCCGCAGGTCTCTACGTCTACGAGCAATCCGTCACCGCCTCCACCGACCGCGCCATCACCGAGGCACAAACCAGCGTCGAGCAGGGGCAAACCGCCCAGGCACTCGAGCAACTAACCGCCGCCCGCGCCTCATCCAGCCATCCCCTCAGCCTGGTCCCCGCCTGGAAGGGTGACCGCGACCAGCGCCTAGCCCAGGCAACCTACCTCGCCATGCTCAGCCACGCCTCGGCCAACCTCAGCATCGACCAACTCGACGCCTCCCGCCAACGCTACGCCGAGGCACTGAGCTTCGCCAACGACCACAACCTGTCCGAACCCGCCGGACTCGCCGCCGTCGACGGTCTCATCCAGTACGCCACACGACTCGCCAGCGACCAGCGCTTCGACGACGCCACCGCCGTCATCAACACCGCCGGCAACCTCCTCAACGACCCCAACCTCGTCGCCGACATAGGCGACCAGATCGCCCGCATCGCCAAAGCCCGCGAAAGCGCCCGCCAGGCCGCCGAACAGTTCGCCGCCAGCCGCCGCGCCATCAACGACCCCGAAGGCTACCTCCCCTACGTCGAGTCCGGCCGCGCCGCCCTCGCCAAAGCCAACCAGGCACAAGCCCTCATCGACCAGGCCGAATCTGGCGACCGACCCCTCGAAGACCGACCCACCCTCTTCACCGATGCCGCAAGTTCATACGCTCAAGCTCAGGACCTGCTCCAAGGCGTCAACTCCGAAATCACCCGCGCAACTCAACAACGCACCCCTACCCAACAAGCCGTCAACGACGCCACCAAACTCTGGCAAACCGCCACCGCCGCAACAGGCGCCGCCGACGCCGCCCCCGGCCTCTTGCAACTCGGCAACGCACTCGCCCAGCAAGCCAGCGCCGCCACCAGCGACGACCAACGCAACTACGCCCGCGCCAACACCCTCGCCACGAACCTACGCACCACCGCCGACGCCGTCGCCGACCTCGCCTACGCCGGGCAGGCCATGGACCAGACCCAGCTCTCCGCTCTGGCCGCACTCAGCAGCACAATGTCACGTCTCAACGACACCTTCAACGAGACCGGCGACTTCTTCGCCGACTTCGGCGGGCCCACCTGGGACACGCTCAAACAACACCGAAGCACCATCAACGCCATCAGCCACGACCTCGAACTACTATTCGCCAACCTCAACAACCAGGCACTCAGCCACACACCTTCATCCGAAACCCTGCCCGCCTTCATCGACACCCTCCCCGATCAAGTCGCGGCCATCGAAGACAAAGCACAGCAGCACGTCGCCCGCTGGACCTCCATCAACGACCTCCTCCCTCTCGCCGCCACCGAAGCCGCCGCCGTCAGACTCGCCGACGGCAAACGCAACACCCTCGGCATGACCTTCGTCGCCCTCCAAGGCGGAGACGTCGCCATGGGACACGCCACCCGACGACCCGACCCCACCGACGGCATCAGCGACACCGAACTCCGCCGCTCCGGCCGCGTCGATCGAACCATCCTCGTCAGCCGCTTCGAGGTCACCCGTGGTCAGTACGAAGCCTTCCTCCGCGACCAACTGACCCGGCAAGGCGTCACCGGACCCGATCAAAACCAGGCCGTCGCCGACGCTCTCCCCTGGAAACGCCCCCCACTCATCTCCGTCGAAGGCCAGACCTTCAACCAGACCGACCGCCACCCCGTCGTCTTCGTCAGCGCCACCGAAGCCACCGACTTCTGCACCTGGCTCACCCAACGCGAAGGCATCACCTACCGACTCCCCACCGAAGCCGAATGGGAATACGCAGCCCGCGCCAACGCCGACCCCGAAGCCCCCTTCCACTGGGGTGTCCGCGTCACCGGCCGCGCCACCGCTAACGGCATCACCATCGGCGACAGCCCCACCCGCTACCAATGGGAAGCCGAGGACGCCCACCTCTTCACCGCAGAAATCGGCACAGGCGTCGAACCCTACCCGCCCAACAACTGGGGCCTCTACAACATCCACGGAAACGTCGCCGAATGGGCCACCGCCGACGACAACACCCCCATTGTCAAAGGCGGTTCCTGGGCCTGCTCCGTCTTCGACTCACGCCTGGGCGACCGAAGAACCCCACCCCCCAACACACAACTCGAAATGCTCGGCTTCCGCGTCGTCATTGAATTGCCCGAAGGCGCCCAACTCCCCACCCGACTCTACAAAGATCAATGA
- the lpdA gene encoding dihydrolipoyl dehydrogenase: MSDQTHDLLVIGAGPGGYVAAIRGAQLGLDVACVDEHEALGGTCLRVGCIPSKALLESSEHFEVAGHHLGDHGVRVSGVELDLGAMMARKDKVVGNLTKGIAGLFKKNKITRYHGRAAFNEDRTVSISSGKDDGAVVRAENYLIATGSTPISLPGVDLGHARIDTSTEAIAYEDVPKTMAVIGAGAIGLELGSVWRRLGAEVTVIEYLDYILPGIDREIADEAQKVFTKQGLAFMLGSRVTGAMGKPHNVTVQVEGRDPLTFDRVLVAVGRRPNTEGLNLEAVGLSVDDRGKIKTDSHFETSADHIYAVGDVIAGPMLAHKAEEEGVACVEHLVTGASHIDYDAIPAIVYTEPEIASVGKTEQQLAEAGVEFKKGVFPFLGNGRAQAINAAGGRVKILADATTDRLLGVHIIGRSAGDLIAEAAVAMAMHASAEDIARAPHAHPTLAEALKEAALGVDGRTIHM, encoded by the coding sequence ATGAGTGATCAGACACACGATCTCTTGGTGATTGGTGCGGGGCCGGGTGGTTATGTGGCGGCGATACGGGGGGCGCAGCTGGGGTTGGATGTGGCTTGTGTGGATGAGCACGAGGCGCTTGGGGGGACGTGTCTGCGGGTGGGGTGTATTCCGTCGAAGGCGCTGCTGGAGTCTTCGGAGCATTTTGAGGTGGCGGGGCATCATCTGGGGGATCACGGGGTGAGGGTGTCGGGGGTGGAGTTGGACCTGGGGGCGATGATGGCGCGGAAGGACAAGGTGGTGGGGAACCTGACGAAGGGGATCGCGGGGCTGTTTAAGAAGAACAAGATCACGCGGTATCACGGGCGGGCTGCGTTTAACGAGGATCGGACGGTGTCGATTTCTTCGGGGAAAGATGACGGGGCAGTGGTGCGGGCGGAGAACTATCTGATTGCGACGGGTTCTACGCCTATCTCGCTGCCGGGGGTGGACCTGGGGCATGCGCGGATTGACACGTCGACCGAGGCGATTGCTTACGAGGATGTGCCCAAGACGATGGCGGTGATCGGGGCGGGGGCGATCGGGTTGGAGTTGGGGTCGGTGTGGCGGCGGCTGGGGGCTGAGGTGACGGTGATCGAGTATCTGGATTACATCCTGCCGGGGATTGATCGGGAGATCGCGGATGAGGCGCAGAAGGTGTTTACGAAGCAGGGATTGGCGTTCATGCTGGGGTCGCGGGTGACTGGGGCGATGGGCAAGCCTCACAATGTGACGGTGCAGGTGGAGGGGCGTGATCCGTTGACGTTTGATCGGGTGCTGGTGGCGGTGGGTCGGCGGCCGAACACGGAGGGGTTGAATCTGGAGGCGGTTGGGCTGAGTGTGGATGATCGGGGGAAGATCAAGACGGACTCGCACTTCGAGACGTCGGCGGATCATATTTACGCGGTCGGCGATGTGATTGCGGGGCCGATGCTGGCGCACAAGGCGGAGGAAGAGGGGGTGGCGTGTGTGGAGCACTTGGTGACGGGGGCGTCGCACATCGATTACGACGCGATCCCGGCGATTGTGTACACGGAGCCGGAGATTGCTTCGGTGGGCAAGACGGAGCAGCAACTGGCGGAAGCGGGGGTTGAGTTCAAGAAGGGGGTGTTCCCGTTCTTGGGTAACGGGCGGGCGCAGGCGATCAATGCGGCGGGCGGGCGGGTGAAGATTCTGGCGGACGCGACGACGGATCGGCTGCTGGGGGTGCACATCATCGGGCGGTCGGCGGGGGACCTGATCGCTGAGGCGGCGGTGGCGATGGCAATGCATGCCTCGGCGGAGGACATCGCCCGGGCACCCCATGCGCACCCGACGCTGGCTGAGGCGTTGAAGGAGGCGGCGTTGGGGGTGGATGGCCGGACGATCCATATGTGA